A stretch of Hypomesus transpacificus isolate Combined female chromosome 7, fHypTra1, whole genome shotgun sequence DNA encodes these proteins:
- the cradd gene encoding death domain-containing protein CRADD: MNMDQTHKEVLRKHRLDLSNQLLIGDTIVHFLYQENILTENHVEEIQAQITNKKKTLRLLDILPTRGPQAFDTFLQSLEEEFIWIKDKLLQDLDTNAHEISLTTDWTLPEEVLRNVPSDRQLSRLASRLGPQWESVLLDLGLSAGALYRCRADHPLSVQGQVLSGLVQWRQSQGRSATVARLLQSLRAADIHPSALEEVFQ; encoded by the exons ATGAACATGGACCAGACACATAAAGAAGTGCTGAGAAAACATCGCCTAGACTTGTCGAATCAGCTTTTAATTGGCGACACTATCGTCCATTTTCTTTATCAAGAAAATATTTTAACAGAGAATCACGTAGAAGAGATACAGGCCCAAATAACAAACAAGAAGAAGACACTGAGGCTGCTGGATATCCTCCCCACCCGAGGCCCGCAAGCTTTTGACACTTTTTTgcagtctctggaggaggagttCATCTGGATTAAAGACAAACTACTCCAAGATCTGGACACAAATGCACATGAGATAAGTTTAACAA ctgactGGACCTTACCCGAGGAGGTTCTCCGGAACGTTCCATCCGACAGACAGCTGTCCCGCCTGGCGTCTCGGCTTGGTCCGCAGTGGGAGTCTGTCCTCCTGGACCTGGGCCTTTCTGCGGGAGCCCTGTACCGTTGCCGTGCCGACCACCCCTTGAGCGTGCAGGGGCAGGTCCTGTCGGGTCTGGTCCAGTGGAGACAGTCCCAGGGCCGGAGCGCCACCGTGGCCCGGCTGCTCCAGAGCCTTCGGGCAGCGGACATCCACCCCTCTGCACTGGAAGAGGTGTTCCAGTGA